A portion of the Sulfuricurvum kujiense DSM 16994 genome contains these proteins:
- a CDS encoding YceI family protein: MIGKLSITAVLLAASVYAGNLSFESGTIKAHTEVFGDSTIDPMAKKATSHLSMDASPSTLKGAIEVSMSDLFSDNKKRDEHMQEALESASFPKATFDIKEVVAKGGDSYTLKGTMTLHGVSKPMSFEGTISEEGNKVRIKAASGLKMTDYGIKPIKMMFLTVRDQVDLSVDVSLKR, from the coding sequence ATGATTGGAAAATTAAGTATTACGGCAGTATTGTTGGCTGCTTCGGTATATGCGGGAAATTTGAGTTTTGAATCGGGAACGATTAAAGCGCATACAGAGGTATTCGGAGATTCTACGATTGATCCGATGGCTAAGAAAGCAACCTCGCATCTGAGTATGGATGCTTCTCCTTCTACGTTAAAAGGTGCAATAGAAGTCTCCATGAGCGATCTTTTCAGCGATAACAAAAAGCGGGATGAACATATGCAGGAAGCATTAGAATCCGCGTCGTTTCCCAAAGCGACCTTTGATATCAAAGAGGTTGTTGCCAAAGGGGGAGATTCGTATACCCTAAAAGGGACGATGACCTTGCACGGTGTGAGCAAACCGATGAGTTTTGAGGGGACGATCAGTGAAGAGGGGAATAAAGTCCGCATCAAAGCCGCGAGCGGTTTGAAGATGACCGATTACGGTATCAAACCGATTAAGATGATGTTTTTGACCGTACGGGATCAAGTCGATTTGAGTGTTGACGTTTCATTGAAACGGTAA
- a CDS encoding MBL fold metallo-hydrolase, protein MHRYTSPRLSFLTIAKWQFSKSLRKKDPVVSTLPIISQDELPKGDYALWLGHATLWLNIGGTTVAIDPVLGDIPLYRRHTPLPLPREKLYADVILITHAHYDHFDKASVDYLLKHNPEIIVVAPNGFWRYLKGKIDRERCFELELWESLMVKGLFITLTPSKHWSKRTPFDTNKALWGGYVIQNSEHTLYHAGDSAYGEHFKEIGERFDIDEAFLPIGAYRPEEIMRHNHLNPPEALQAAEDLGAKTVVPIHYGTFILSDEPIHEPIEWFEKLTHSHEYPFDTRALKIGEIYRFNETSTLKST, encoded by the coding sequence ATGCATCGATATACGTCGCCGAGACTCTCGTTTTTGACCATAGCCAAATGGCAGTTCTCAAAATCTTTACGAAAAAAAGATCCTGTCGTTTCAACGCTGCCGATCATCTCCCAAGATGAACTCCCCAAGGGCGATTATGCCCTATGGCTCGGGCACGCAACGCTCTGGCTTAACATAGGAGGCACAACGGTGGCTATCGATCCGGTCTTGGGAGATATCCCTCTCTATCGCCGCCATACCCCCCTTCCCCTCCCGAGAGAGAAACTCTATGCCGATGTGATCCTCATTACCCATGCCCATTATGACCATTTCGACAAAGCGTCCGTCGACTATCTTCTCAAACACAACCCCGAAATAATCGTTGTCGCCCCCAACGGGTTTTGGCGTTATCTGAAAGGAAAAATCGATCGGGAACGGTGTTTCGAGCTTGAATTGTGGGAATCACTGATGGTCAAAGGGCTTTTCATCACGCTGACGCCGAGCAAACACTGGAGCAAAAGAACACCGTTTGATACCAACAAAGCGTTATGGGGAGGGTATGTCATCCAAAACAGCGAACACACCCTCTACCATGCGGGAGACAGCGCGTATGGAGAACATTTCAAAGAGATCGGCGAGAGATTCGATATCGACGAGGCTTTTTTGCCGATCGGAGCCTACCGCCCCGAAGAAATCATGCGGCATAATCATTTAAATCCCCCCGAAGCGCTCCAAGCGGCGGAAGATCTTGGGGCCAAAACGGTGGTTCCGATCCATTACGGAACATTCATCCTCTCGGACGAGCCGATTCATGAACCGATCGAATGGTTCGAAAAACTCACCCATTCGCACGAATATCCTTTCGATACACGTGCGCTGAAGATCGGCGAAATTTACCGTTTCAATGAAACGTCAACACTCAAATCGACTTGA
- a CDS encoding ABC transporter ATP-binding protein, producing the protein MKIEGHALEHFYGHEQVLRGVDVVIEPGSFTAIIGESGSGKTTLLSLLSTLLQPTKGAVTYDGKSLGELGNIDRFRREHIGFVFQFHYLISYLTLRENIALAALDPSLVDPLLGELGIEKLARRYSDEVSGGERQRAAIARALINHPSVVFADEPTGNLDTKNALGVYELFKRFSHEGTGFVVASHDKKIADYADIIIEMEDGIVKQIHK; encoded by the coding sequence ATGAAGATCGAAGGTCACGCATTAGAACATTTCTATGGACATGAACAGGTATTGCGCGGCGTGGATGTCGTGATCGAGCCGGGAAGCTTTACCGCCATTATCGGTGAGAGCGGAAGCGGAAAAACAACGCTGCTATCGCTTTTGTCCACCCTATTGCAGCCTACAAAAGGGGCTGTGACGTATGACGGGAAAAGCCTTGGCGAACTTGGCAATATAGACCGTTTCAGGCGGGAACATATCGGATTCGTATTCCAATTTCACTATTTGATTTCGTATCTGACATTGCGGGAGAATATTGCGTTGGCGGCGCTAGACCCGTCATTGGTCGATCCCCTTTTAGGGGAACTCGGAATCGAGAAATTAGCAAGACGCTACAGTGACGAGGTCTCCGGCGGAGAGCGTCAGCGCGCCGCGATTGCCCGGGCACTGATTAACCACCCCTCCGTCGTATTTGCCGATGAACCGACGGGGAATCTGGATACGAAAAATGCCCTCGGAGTGTATGAGCTTTTTAAACGGTTTTCGCATGAGGGTACGGGGTTTGTGGTGGCATCGCATGATAAAAAAATAGCCGATTATGCGGACATAATCATCGAGATGGAGGACGGCATTGTTAAACAAATTCATAAATGA
- a CDS encoding AEC family transporter, which produces MEQFAFIIALLLIGIALQKASAPVDFAKSLNFFVIYVSLPATVLIQVPKIHFDLSAFGVILIPWLLLPIVIALVILMTRNHPPHVRAALLLIMPLGNTSFVGIPIVHTLLGEEAIGYVLMYDQFGTFLMLSLYGAAVIARYETGMFHKRLILKKLLFFPPFIFLVFALVYGEMPSLTQPYLKLLSSTLVPLALVSVGYSMKFGGEIDYGLFSRALILKLVIMPFIAFWILFAVGTDPLALKTAVLESGMPSMITAGALAIAAGFAPALSAALVGYGIVVSLVTLPLIAYVMERIC; this is translated from the coding sequence GTGGAGCAATTTGCGTTTATTATTGCATTGCTGCTGATCGGAATAGCGCTTCAGAAAGCTTCCGCACCCGTCGATTTTGCCAAAAGCCTCAATTTTTTTGTCATTTATGTTTCTCTTCCCGCTACGGTATTGATCCAGGTTCCGAAGATCCATTTTGATTTGTCGGCCTTTGGGGTTATTTTGATCCCTTGGCTGCTGCTTCCGATAGTCATAGCGCTGGTTATTCTCATGACCCGCAACCATCCTCCCCATGTCCGTGCTGCTTTGCTGCTTATAATGCCGCTGGGGAATACCTCGTTTGTCGGGATACCTATCGTTCATACCCTTTTGGGCGAAGAGGCGATAGGGTATGTTTTGATGTACGATCAGTTCGGAACGTTTTTGATGCTGTCGCTTTACGGTGCGGCGGTGATCGCACGCTATGAGACGGGGATGTTTCATAAACGGCTGATACTGAAAAAACTTCTCTTTTTCCCGCCGTTTATTTTTCTCGTATTTGCTCTGGTGTACGGAGAGATGCCCTCGCTCACGCAGCCGTATCTCAAACTCCTCTCATCGACGCTCGTGCCGCTGGCCCTCGTTTCGGTCGGGTATTCGATGAAATTCGGCGGAGAGATTGATTACGGATTGTTTTCCCGCGCTTTGATATTGAAGCTCGTCATTATGCCGTTTATCGCATTTTGGATCTTGTTTGCGGTGGGGACCGATCCGCTTGCCCTGAAAACAGCCGTTTTGGAATCGGGGATGCCCTCCATGATTACGGCGGGGGCTTTGGCGATTGCTGCGGGGTTCGCCCCTGCACTGAGTGCGGCGCTGGTCGGATACGGTATCGTCGTATCACTGGTAACCCTGCCTCTTATCGCCTATGTGATGGAGCGGATTTGTTAA
- a CDS encoding cbb3-type cytochrome c oxidase subunit I — protein MLNKFINDELPLALIWLILGLFAGLVYAVEMLGLDGSQTLFSPERARSLHISQMLYGFFPLMLSLLPFALFQKEGVLSDVAIGHLRRYFVVWNLFLLFMSMALLFGNIRGLPFYDFPYQLNFLLAFSGLFYLLALVDALRRYEKRPLWVNVSLLAVIAAPIALVVLMNPQYGQVEQTLVGPHGDNTLGMSFVLIPIYYLLIKLVATQKFEPRRHWLWLLPLVGYIVSLIIRNFFHSLSYGEEWFFQYLTLLYLPLLWGWLRDAGVTFKTNPYLILSIAAFVFVDVEGNFLFIPEIRALIHRNDLVVGHAHIAMGLGVAFMALAILHHLLPHLFRRIYAVAWTVLMALMAIVLTVSGLIEAKIIAGNVDFFLALRALIGLLLVAMVLRIAYIRLRLPLDTPLKLYHAAGFLSDAGGGVILLIGGALLFPLFGFHFGGTYEYVVFAFMIGTGMVHWMGLHYAAERMASLSAAIRTVCASVFAALYLAGSMDGIALLVAVYDTSFALVYWLVLRGRD, from the coding sequence TTGTTAAACAAATTCATAAATGATGAACTTCCTCTCGCTCTTATATGGCTGATTCTCGGACTTTTTGCCGGATTGGTGTATGCGGTAGAGATGCTGGGATTGGACGGCTCACAGACGCTGTTTTCTCCCGAGCGAGCTCGATCACTCCATATTTCGCAGATGCTGTACGGATTTTTCCCTCTAATGCTCTCCTTATTACCGTTTGCCCTCTTTCAAAAAGAGGGGGTGTTGTCCGACGTTGCGATAGGGCATTTGCGCCGCTATTTCGTCGTCTGGAATCTCTTTTTGCTCTTTATGAGCATGGCACTGCTGTTTGGAAATATTCGCGGGTTGCCGTTTTACGATTTCCCCTATCAGCTCAATTTTCTCCTCGCCTTTAGCGGTCTGTTTTATCTTCTCGCACTCGTCGATGCATTGCGCCGCTATGAAAAGCGTCCGTTGTGGGTCAATGTATCGCTTTTGGCCGTGATCGCCGCGCCGATAGCATTGGTGGTATTGATGAATCCGCAATACGGGCAGGTCGAACAGACGCTGGTCGGACCGCACGGTGATAATACGCTGGGGATGAGTTTCGTCCTTATTCCGATCTATTATCTGCTGATTAAGCTTGTCGCCACGCAGAAATTTGAACCCAGAAGACATTGGTTATGGTTGCTCCCTTTGGTCGGGTACATCGTATCGCTCATCATCCGTAATTTTTTTCATAGCCTCAGTTACGGGGAAGAGTGGTTCTTTCAGTATCTGACATTGCTCTATCTCCCCCTTTTATGGGGATGGCTCCGCGATGCGGGGGTCACATTCAAAACCAACCCTTATTTGATTTTATCGATCGCCGCGTTTGTCTTTGTCGATGTAGAGGGAAACTTTCTCTTTATCCCTGAAATACGTGCACTGATCCATCGCAACGATTTGGTAGTGGGGCATGCCCATATCGCAATGGGCTTAGGAGTCGCATTTATGGCACTTGCCATCTTGCATCATCTCCTCCCTCATTTGTTCCGTCGAATATATGCGGTCGCATGGACGGTATTGATGGCTTTGATGGCGATTGTTCTAACCGTTTCCGGGCTGATAGAGGCCAAAATTATTGCCGGTAATGTTGATTTTTTCTTGGCACTGCGTGCTCTAATAGGGTTACTCTTGGTCGCCATGGTGCTTCGCATTGCCTATATACGGCTTCGATTACCTCTGGATACTCCGCTAAAACTGTATCATGCGGCCGGTTTTTTGAGTGATGCGGGTGGAGGGGTGATCCTTCTGATCGGCGGCGCGCTCCTTTTTCCTCTGTTCGGATTTCATTTTGGCGGAACGTATGAGTATGTCGTATTTGCCTTTATGATCGGGACGGGGATGGTGCATTGGATGGGACTGCATTACGCGGCGGAGAGGATGGCTTCGCTCAGCGCGGCGATACGCACTGTATGCGCTTCGGTATTTGCTGCCCTTTATTTGGCCGGAAGCATGGACGGTATCGCTTTGCTGGTTGCGGTGTATGACACTTCATTTGCTTTAGTTTATTGGCTAGTGCTGCGGGGTAGAGATTGA
- a CDS encoding AraC family transcriptional regulator, which translates to MRTAKTDQRKRMVRAEVLWPILMFLQKGYGFDPRAFLAARGLDMQTLQAKDTQVNAAYLSELFDEATHFTGDANLSFKLGEWANPHSLGVFGYLLLHSRDINEALQKLCRYYPLIGRTLKPLLAETKNRYKLGFMFYFDGEFTPLGKYQSEIHLSAALSLINKIASEKIIPEYATFRHDQPSDLSEYKRIFGEKLYFGEDENALIFSKESLAVKTLYENPSLLRLFEDEAEKSLGMEIHGGLKEEISGLILICAGELDFTLEGVAHKAGLHPRTLQKKLKEEGSSYSQLLSEVRKKLSKRYLLEKIDVGTISVYLGYSDVTAFLRAFKKWYGLSPGEWLASEKSVK; encoded by the coding sequence TTGCGAACCGCAAAAACGGATCAGCGCAAACGGATGGTACGTGCCGAAGTATTATGGCCGATCTTGATGTTTTTACAAAAAGGGTACGGTTTTGATCCCCGTGCTTTTTTAGCGGCACGAGGCTTGGATATGCAGACTCTGCAGGCCAAAGATACGCAGGTCAATGCCGCGTACCTCTCGGAACTGTTTGATGAGGCAACCCACTTTACCGGTGATGCCAATCTCTCTTTTAAGCTGGGAGAATGGGCGAATCCCCACTCTCTAGGAGTATTCGGCTATCTTTTATTGCATTCTCGGGATATTAATGAAGCGTTGCAGAAACTGTGCCGCTATTATCCCCTTATCGGACGGACCCTCAAACCTCTCCTCGCGGAAACCAAAAACCGTTACAAGCTCGGTTTTATGTTCTACTTTGACGGTGAATTTACCCCTTTGGGCAAATATCAATCGGAAATCCATCTCTCTGCGGCATTGAGCCTCATCAATAAAATCGCTTCGGAAAAAATCATCCCCGAGTATGCGACATTCAGACATGATCAGCCCTCGGATCTGAGCGAATACAAACGGATATTCGGAGAAAAGCTTTATTTCGGAGAAGATGAAAACGCCCTCATTTTTTCGAAAGAATCGTTGGCGGTCAAAACCCTCTATGAAAATCCATCCCTTCTGCGACTGTTTGAAGACGAGGCGGAAAAATCTCTGGGAATGGAGATTCACGGAGGACTCAAAGAGGAGATATCGGGGCTGATCCTTATCTGTGCCGGAGAACTCGATTTTACACTCGAAGGGGTTGCACACAAAGCGGGGTTGCATCCCCGTACGCTGCAAAAAAAGCTCAAAGAGGAAGGGAGCAGTTATTCGCAGCTTTTGAGTGAAGTGCGTAAAAAACTTTCCAAACGCTATCTGCTGGAGAAAATAGATGTCGGTACTATTTCGGTTTATCTGGGGTATTCTGACGTTACCGCCTTTTTGCGTGCCTTTAAAAAATGGTACGGACTCAGCCCCGGAGAATGGCTTGCTTCCGAAAAGTCGGTAAAATAA
- a CDS encoding substrate-binding domain-containing protein — protein sequence MKRFSFIVALVAMLLVDAAVCSAADIPQKQTKKKLIYIVSDLRIPFWTIMERGIRNRASSLGYDVETYSAQNSRKSELEFTAKAIQKNPSGIIVSPTTSSACKTILKLAKEADIPVVISDIGTDGGEYVSYISSDNKEGAYGIGKVLAKELYKRGWENGRVGIISIPQKRLNGQLRTAGFMQAMREAGIKGADLKQQVTFSYDETYTYSKELIQKYPDLRALWLQGSDCYQGALDAIADTGKKGRILLATFDAEPEFLELIPKGVLVGSAMQQPYLMGQEAVSAMDKYLHGKKVEKNPQLPILAISTDNIKEKLPVIKRNVLGIERQK from the coding sequence GTGAAAAGATTTTCTTTTATCGTGGCCCTTGTCGCCATGTTACTCGTCGATGCGGCTGTATGCTCTGCCGCAGATATCCCGCAAAAGCAAACCAAAAAAAAACTTATTTATATCGTTTCGGATTTGAGAATCCCTTTTTGGACGATAATGGAGCGGGGAATTCGAAACCGCGCATCTTCACTGGGGTATGATGTAGAGACGTACAGTGCCCAAAACAGCCGGAAAAGCGAGTTGGAATTTACGGCAAAAGCGATTCAGAAGAACCCCTCGGGGATCATTGTTTCTCCCACAACATCATCGGCATGCAAAACCATTTTGAAATTAGCAAAAGAGGCTGATATACCCGTTGTTATCTCCGATATCGGAACGGACGGAGGGGAGTATGTCTCATATATTTCCTCCGATAATAAAGAAGGGGCGTACGGAATCGGAAAAGTTCTTGCCAAAGAGCTTTATAAGCGTGGTTGGGAAAACGGAAGGGTAGGTATCATATCGATTCCCCAAAAAAGATTGAACGGACAACTGCGAACAGCCGGATTTATGCAGGCGATGAGAGAAGCCGGAATCAAAGGGGCCGATCTCAAACAGCAGGTTACGTTTTCTTACGATGAAACGTATACGTATTCAAAAGAGCTGATTCAAAAATATCCCGACCTGCGTGCTTTGTGGCTTCAGGGATCGGATTGTTATCAAGGGGCGTTGGATGCGATTGCGGATACGGGAAAGAAAGGTCGGATTCTTTTGGCAACGTTTGATGCGGAACCGGAGTTTTTAGAACTGATCCCCAAAGGGGTTTTGGTCGGTTCGGCAATGCAGCAGCCCTATCTGATGGGTCAAGAGGCGGTGAGCGCTATGGATAAGTATCTGCATGGAAAAAAAGTAGAGAAGAACCCGCAACTTCCGATCCTCGCTATTTCAACTGACAATATCAAAGAGAAACTTCCCGTGATCAAACGAAATGTTCTGGGAATTGAGAGACAAAAATGA
- a CDS encoding EAL domain-containing protein, giving the protein MKLPFSSRQSIYVTLGIIIVSTVFISMSIHSIHDYQKRKNQMIEEMKRTSKLTISSLQKNVTNLIESYAVNEYDTLVLNAMEPNDMFAIVVEDFKTGEILGSGTYISGKIRDSKGKIVDFVPNNTAQREQLKQCYYSDTYTLFSPEKEKIGTVSIYISDKVMQVELNKIIVESLVNMLITSLLMIVFLFIAIRLFILKPLSSMVRVISNSDDDGIPLSFVPEFKAREIFTLASTMNTMIKSIRAFKIALLEQHNQLRAQKNALQYQATHDALTGLANRVLFSERLEYAIEKSKIRNTRMALLFVDLDHFKEINDSLGHEAGDKVLTIVTQRLKHTIDKEESLARFGGDEFTVIIEELQNLEEVSLLADKILNVLLAPIAVDHHELYVGCSIGISLYPDNGDTTQDLLKYADAAMYAAKNEGRNNVRYYSSEMTTRALERVVMETSLRAGLKNGEFIVYFQPQVNGKENRLFGMEALVRWNSPTVGLVSPAVFIPIAESTGLIVELDRYVMKHAMTQIAQWYKEGLNPGILSMNLTMKQLQQKDFIEYLKTLLAETGCSIEWVELEVTEDQIMIHPDEAIDILREISRIGVKIAVDDFGTGYSSLSYLKKLPINKLKIDQSFVRELPDDEEDVAITKAIIAMAQSLNLDVIAEGVETAEQKDFLVQNGCINIQGYFYSKPKPADEIRTILIEGL; this is encoded by the coding sequence ATGAAGTTGCCATTCTCTTCCAGACAATCTATTTACGTTACGTTGGGGATTATTATTGTCTCAACGGTATTCATCAGTATGTCCATTCATTCGATTCACGATTACCAAAAGAGAAAGAATCAGATGATTGAGGAGATGAAAAGAACTTCAAAACTTACTATATCTTCGCTTCAAAAAAATGTGACGAATCTGATAGAGTCATACGCCGTCAATGAATATGACACCCTTGTATTGAATGCAATGGAACCAAACGATATGTTTGCGATCGTTGTAGAAGACTTTAAAACGGGGGAGATTTTAGGGAGCGGTACCTATATCAGCGGAAAAATTCGCGATTCCAAAGGTAAGATTGTCGACTTTGTCCCAAACAATACGGCACAGCGTGAACAATTAAAACAGTGCTATTACTCGGATACATATACTTTGTTCTCCCCTGAGAAAGAAAAAATCGGAACGGTGAGTATCTACATCTCAGATAAGGTTATGCAAGTAGAGCTTAATAAGATCATTGTAGAATCGTTAGTCAATATGCTGATAACTTCTTTGTTAATGATTGTATTTCTTTTTATCGCCATACGTCTGTTTATTTTGAAACCGTTATCAAGCATGGTACGTGTGATCAGTAACAGCGATGACGACGGAATACCCCTTTCATTTGTCCCGGAATTTAAAGCGAGGGAAATTTTTACTCTTGCATCGACGATGAATACGATGATCAAATCAATAAGAGCCTTTAAAATAGCGCTGCTGGAGCAGCATAACCAGCTGCGCGCACAAAAAAATGCTTTGCAGTATCAAGCGACCCATGATGCATTGACGGGATTGGCCAATAGAGTCTTGTTTAGTGAAAGACTGGAATATGCGATAGAAAAATCGAAAATTCGCAATACGCGAATGGCCCTTCTTTTTGTCGATTTGGATCATTTTAAAGAGATTAATGATTCTCTCGGGCATGAGGCGGGGGATAAAGTTTTGACTATCGTAACCCAAAGATTAAAGCATACGATAGACAAAGAAGAGTCTCTGGCCCGTTTCGGCGGGGACGAATTCACGGTGATTATTGAAGAGCTTCAAAATCTGGAAGAGGTATCATTGCTGGCCGATAAGATTTTAAATGTTCTTTTAGCACCGATTGCGGTTGATCATCATGAACTCTATGTGGGATGCAGCATAGGGATCAGCCTTTATCCCGATAACGGCGATACTACGCAAGATCTCCTCAAATATGCCGATGCGGCTATGTATGCGGCTAAAAATGAGGGGAGAAACAATGTCCGCTATTACAGTTCGGAAATGACGACGCGCGCTTTAGAACGTGTTGTGATGGAGACAAGCCTGCGTGCCGGGCTTAAAAACGGAGAATTTATCGTCTACTTTCAACCTCAAGTCAACGGAAAAGAGAACCGCTTATTCGGGATGGAAGCTTTGGTGCGGTGGAACAGCCCTACCGTCGGACTTGTTTCTCCTGCCGTGTTCATCCCGATAGCCGAGTCGACAGGACTTATTGTCGAGCTTGACCGATATGTTATGAAGCATGCCATGACCCAAATTGCTCAGTGGTACAAAGAGGGGTTAAACCCCGGGATTCTGTCGATGAATCTTACGATGAAACAACTGCAGCAAAAAGATTTTATAGAATATTTAAAAACCCTTTTGGCAGAAACCGGATGCAGCATCGAGTGGGTAGAACTCGAGGTAACGGAGGATCAGATTATGATTCATCCGGATGAGGCGATAGATATTTTAAGAGAGATCAGCCGTATCGGGGTAAAAATAGCGGTAGATGATTTCGGAACCGGGTACTCTTCCCTCTCCTATCTTAAAAAACTTCCGATTAACAAACTCAAAATTGACCAGTCATTTGTCCGTGAATTGCCGGACGATGAAGAAGATGTAGCCATTACCAAAGCCATCATAGCGATGGCACAGAGCCTAAATCTCGATGTTATCGCAGAAGGTGTTGAAACCGCTGAACAAAAAGACTTTTTAGTTCAAAACGGCTGTATCAATATCCAAGGCTATTTTTATTCCAAGCCGAAACCGGCGGATGAGATACGAACGATCCTGATAGAAGGGCTGTAA
- a CDS encoding ABC transporter permease, translated as MITPLKALRKNRFKTALIFISMTVSIAAIFLISAIAGGVVSMYSSMLKTDGDIIVTQKGIADTFFSDINRSVIGKIEKMEGVKEVSALILGAAPVDPLPIVGIYGASENRFKSYALKQGAYPASGEVMLGSKIYETLKRPETISLSKKTFRVSGVFKSRIGFEDGGVVMGLSDAGELFHKSASIFLIALNDLGKSDALIDQINATYSETEAKTTDGFIEQYNQFKIIKTSSDVIGAMAFLMGILGIVSMMSMVVNDRKAEFGIMRSVGLSSRVIIFKLLSETLIIALVAFAVAYGVSEAVLEMIKHADKFQGYINGEITAVLAIKVFIVSVSMALFGTLLPAIYASRIDPMSLIQRGGA; from the coding sequence GTGATTACCCCCCTTAAAGCGCTGCGTAAAAACCGTTTCAAAACGGCGCTTATTTTTATCAGTATGACGGTCTCGATCGCCGCTATTTTTCTGATCAGTGCAATAGCGGGCGGGGTGGTGAGTATGTACAGCTCGATGCTCAAAACGGACGGAGATATTATCGTTACCCAAAAAGGGATCGCCGATACGTTTTTTAGCGATATCAACCGTTCGGTTATCGGTAAAATCGAAAAAATGGAGGGGGTAAAAGAGGTAAGCGCCCTTATATTAGGGGCAGCGCCCGTCGATCCGCTCCCCATCGTCGGAATATACGGCGCGAGCGAGAACCGCTTTAAAAGCTATGCGCTCAAACAAGGTGCGTACCCTGCATCGGGCGAGGTGATGCTCGGTTCCAAAATTTATGAAACGCTCAAACGCCCCGAGACGATTTCCCTCTCCAAAAAAACGTTTCGCGTCAGCGGGGTGTTTAAAAGCCGTATCGGATTTGAAGACGGAGGGGTGGTTATGGGACTCTCGGATGCGGGAGAACTCTTTCATAAAAGTGCCTCCATTTTTTTGATCGCATTAAACGATTTAGGCAAAAGCGACGCGCTTATCGATCAGATTAACGCAACGTATAGCGAAACGGAAGCGAAAACCACGGACGGATTTATCGAGCAGTACAATCAGTTCAAAATCATCAAAACGAGCTCCGATGTGATCGGGGCGATGGCCTTTTTGATGGGGATTTTGGGGATTGTCAGTATGATGAGCATGGTCGTAAACGACCGCAAAGCGGAATTTGGGATAATGCGTTCCGTTGGGCTCTCTTCTCGGGTGATTATTTTCAAACTCCTGAGTGAAACGCTGATTATCGCCCTGGTGGCATTTGCGGTGGCGTATGGCGTTTCGGAAGCGGTATTGGAGATGATCAAACATGCCGATAAATTTCAGGGATACATTAACGGAGAGATTACAGCGGTATTGGCGATAAAGGTATTTATCGTCTCGGTGAGCATGGCACTCTTCGGTACCCTTTTGCCCGCGATATATGCCTCCCGCATCGATCCTATGAGCCTAATACAGCGAGGCGGCGCATGA
- the cowN gene encoding N(2)-fixation sustaining protein CowN, whose product MDKNQSETVDRYVSFMNIDCYQHATDVIDAIIEVTANEKYSNRFWEVFKEKIPQSYYEKKSDEKVLYHVCASVFYIEELFELSNHEAGLALMKNCEYQCC is encoded by the coding sequence ATGGATAAAAATCAATCAGAAACAGTCGACAGATATGTATCTTTTATGAACATCGATTGTTATCAGCACGCTACGGATGTCATCGACGCAATTATCGAAGTAACGGCAAATGAAAAATACAGCAACCGTTTTTGGGAGGTATTTAAAGAAAAAATACCGCAGAGCTATTATGAAAAAAAGTCGGACGAAAAAGTGCTCTATCACGTATGTGCTTCCGTGTTTTATATCGAAGAGCTTTTTGAACTCAGCAATCATGAAGCGGGTCTGGCGCTGATGAAAAACTGCGAATATCAGTGTTGTTGA